Proteins from a single region of Pseudomonas sp. BSw22131:
- a CDS encoding MBL fold metallo-hydrolase: MRFAVLGSGSRGNATLIASNDTYVLVDCGFSLRETERRLDRLGVSGKQLSAILVTHEHADHVHGVGLLSRRYDVPVYLSDGTFRGLRKPVDVAGVLAGGQGLQVGGLEIDVVSVAHDALEPTQFVFNDGRRRFGLLTDLGSYCPAVLQSYTGLDALMVESNHCRDMLARGHYPYFLKQRVGGERGHLNNHQAANLVSELGWQGLQHLVLAHLSSKNNLPHLARQCFVDTLGCDPDWLQLADQDSGLDWREIA, translated from the coding sequence GTGCGCTTCGCGGTTCTGGGCAGTGGCAGCCGGGGTAACGCCACGCTGATTGCCAGCAACGACACGTACGTGCTGGTCGATTGCGGTTTCTCTCTACGGGAAACCGAGCGCAGGCTCGACCGACTCGGCGTCAGTGGCAAGCAATTGAGCGCGATTCTGGTGACCCACGAACATGCCGATCATGTGCATGGGGTGGGTTTGTTGTCCCGGCGCTACGACGTGCCGGTCTACCTCAGTGACGGTACGTTTCGCGGTCTGCGCAAGCCTGTCGATGTCGCTGGCGTGCTGGCGGGCGGGCAGGGGCTCCAAGTCGGTGGTCTTGAGATCGACGTGGTGTCGGTGGCGCACGATGCACTGGAGCCGACGCAGTTTGTGTTCAATGACGGACGACGTCGATTCGGCTTGCTGACAGACCTCGGTTCGTACTGCCCCGCTGTGCTGCAAAGCTACACAGGGCTCGATGCACTCATGGTCGAGTCCAACCATTGCCGCGACATGCTCGCGCGTGGCCATTACCCGTACTTCCTGAAGCAACGGGTGGGCGGCGAGAGAGGGCATCTGAATAACCACCAGGCCGCAAACCTGGTGAGCGAGCTGGGATGGCAAGGTTTGCAGCACCTTGTGCTGGCCCATCTGAGCAGCAAGAACAACCTGCCGCATCTGGCCAGGCAATGTTTCGTCGACACCCTCGGGTGCGATCCGGACTGGCTACAATTGGCCGATCAAGATTCAGGGCTCGACTGGCGCGAAATCGCCTAG
- the purC gene encoding phosphoribosylaminoimidazolesuccinocarboxamide synthase, which produces MEKREELYRGKAKSVYTTDGADRLILLFRNDTSAFDGKRIEQLDRKGMVNNKFNAFIMQKLEEAGVPTQFDALLGDNECLVKKLDMIPVECVVRNYAAGSLVKRLGIEEGQKLDPYTFELFLKDDAKGDPFINESHVVAFGWGTAEQLVRMKELSLKVNEVLTKLFDDAGLLLVDFKLEFGVFHGEIVLGDEFSPDGCRLWDKETRKKMDKDRFRQGLGDVIEAYEEVAQRLGVPL; this is translated from the coding sequence ATGGAAAAACGTGAAGAACTCTACCGCGGCAAAGCCAAGTCGGTGTACACCACTGACGGCGCTGACCGTTTGATCCTGTTGTTTCGCAACGACACCTCGGCGTTCGACGGCAAGCGCATCGAACAGCTCGACCGCAAAGGCATGGTGAACAACAAGTTCAACGCGTTCATCATGCAAAAGCTCGAAGAAGCGGGCGTTCCAACCCAATTCGACGCGCTGCTGGGCGATAACGAATGCCTGGTGAAGAAGCTCGACATGATCCCCGTCGAGTGCGTTGTGCGTAACTACGCAGCCGGTAGCCTGGTCAAGCGTCTGGGCATCGAAGAAGGTCAGAAACTTGATCCTTACACCTTCGAACTGTTCCTGAAGGACGATGCCAAGGGCGACCCGTTCATCAACGAATCCCATGTTGTGGCATTCGGCTGGGGCACCGCTGAACAACTCGTGCGCATGAAAGAGCTGTCGCTGAAGGTCAACGAAGTCCTGACCAAGCTGTTCGACGACGCAGGTCTGCTGCTGGTCGACTTCAAGCTTGAATTTGGCGTGTTCCACGGCGAAATCGTCCTCGGCGATGAGTTCAGCCCGGACGGTTGCCGCCTGTGGGACAAAGAGACCCGCAAGAAGATGGACAAGGACCGCTTCCGCCAGGGCCTCGGTGACGTCATCGAAGCCTACGAAGAAGTCGCGCAGCGTCTGGGCGTACCGCTCTAA